Proteins co-encoded in one Hymenobacter swuensis DY53 genomic window:
- a CDS encoding anhydro-N-acetylmuramic acid kinase yields the protein MNLHLARLCDIAQQHSRRIIGLMSGTSLDGLDVALCRLHGHGTTTRLELEQFATVPYTEEVRRRVRQVFAREQVSLEYLTLLHAWLGRLHADMILTCLQQWQVAAAEIDLIASHGQTVYHAPAHQHQQPDFTGIHATLQLGDADHLAVATSIITLSDFRQKHVAAGGEGAPLAAYGDYLLLSSATEERLLLNLGGIANFTYLPQAGADSTRAFSTDTGPGNTLLDAAVRAHHPTLSYDVDGLLAAAGQVHHDLLDELLRTSFFEAPLPKTTGPELFGPAYVQAARHRTGTLNLRLEDLLATLVELSAIGVAQAARLAFGPQPALAVYASGGGAHNPALMAALQRQLPACSFATTDALGIAPDAKEAILFAVLANEAVAGQPVSIGAGRQRVPAVSMGKISLPG from the coding sequence ATGAACCTGCACCTTGCCCGCCTCTGCGACATAGCCCAACAACATAGCCGCCGCATTATCGGGCTGATGTCGGGAACGTCCTTAGATGGGCTGGATGTAGCGCTGTGTCGCCTGCATGGGCACGGTACCACCACGCGGTTGGAGCTGGAGCAGTTTGCCACGGTGCCGTACACGGAGGAAGTACGCCGCCGCGTCCGGCAGGTATTCGCGCGGGAACAGGTCAGTCTGGAATACTTAACGCTGCTACACGCTTGGCTGGGCCGGCTGCATGCGGATATGATACTCACCTGCCTGCAGCAATGGCAGGTAGCTGCCGCCGAAATCGACCTCATTGCCAGCCACGGTCAGACGGTGTACCATGCCCCCGCTCACCAGCACCAGCAGCCCGATTTTACGGGTATTCATGCTACACTGCAACTCGGCGACGCCGACCATCTGGCCGTGGCAACCAGTATCATTACGCTCAGCGACTTCCGGCAGAAGCATGTAGCCGCCGGCGGTGAAGGGGCGCCTCTGGCCGCGTACGGTGACTATTTGCTATTAAGTAGTGCTACGGAAGAACGGCTGCTACTTAATCTGGGCGGTATTGCCAACTTCACGTATCTGCCCCAGGCCGGGGCCGATAGCACCCGCGCCTTCAGTACCGATACCGGCCCTGGCAATACCCTCCTCGATGCTGCGGTACGGGCGCATCATCCTACCCTCAGCTATGATGTCGATGGCCTCTTAGCTGCTGCCGGGCAAGTTCACCACGATTTGCTTGATGAGTTGCTACGCACTTCCTTTTTTGAAGCACCGCTGCCTAAAACAACTGGTCCCGAGTTGTTCGGTCCGGCTTACGTGCAGGCAGCCCGGCACCGTACGGGTACGCTAAATCTGCGGCTGGAAGATTTACTGGCTACTCTGGTTGAACTTAGTGCTATTGGCGTAGCGCAGGCAGCCCGGCTGGCATTCGGCCCGCAACCTGCTTTGGCGGTGTATGCCAGCGGCGGTGGGGCGCACAACCCTGCCCTTATGGCGGCCCTGCAACGGCAGCTGCCAGCCTGTTCTTTTGCCACTACCGACGCGTTGGGCATAGCACCGGATGCAAAGGAGGCTATTCTGTTTGCCGTGCTGGCTAATGAGGCCGTAGCCGGACAACCGGTCAGCATCGGGGCCGGGCGGCAACGGGTACCGGCCGTAAGTATGGGCAAAATTTCCTTGCCCGGATAA
- a CDS encoding CARDB domain-containing protein produces MSCLSVSAQGQNQPDLVVVAPFDTPTSVLAGGTAYMAANIKNQGTNGSQFNCIGYYLSGDATWDATDTFLGTTCQSLLFPGQSGTCAVTARFPLVPDGSYRLVLVADPLNAERESDETNNVVSFPLTITTGTVALPDLELWRPSLSFSALPAGGSTGVFSFIYNRGPVGAAAHEIGFYLSVDTVFSAASDVLLGTVTNSSLGGVTGGGTGVGSIFSAPVLTVPLTTAPGNYYLVVMIDPRNMVIESNENNNSRALALRVTGSVTATGLAASATGIEVQPNPVERGAPILVKLSNPRATQPLTAMLTDALGRPVTGTSIVMGGTWARIETTQMPSGLYLLHVGGAGQQMVRRIVVQ; encoded by the coding sequence TTGAGCTGTCTTTCCGTATCCGCGCAAGGCCAGAACCAACCCGATTTGGTTGTTGTGGCCCCGTTTGATACTCCTACCTCCGTGCTGGCCGGAGGAACTGCCTACATGGCGGCCAACATAAAAAACCAGGGCACAAACGGCTCCCAGTTCAACTGCATTGGCTACTATTTGTCGGGAGATGCTACGTGGGATGCTACCGATACCTTTCTGGGGACAACGTGCCAGTCGCTGTTGTTTCCGGGGCAGTCGGGTACCTGCGCGGTTACGGCCCGCTTCCCGCTGGTACCAGACGGCTCTTACCGGTTGGTGCTGGTGGCTGATCCGTTGAATGCCGAGCGGGAATCCGATGAGACAAACAACGTAGTAAGCTTCCCGCTCACTATTACCACCGGAACGGTGGCATTACCGGATCTGGAGTTATGGCGGCCTTCGCTGTCGTTCAGTGCACTGCCGGCCGGTGGCAGCACCGGGGTGTTTTCCTTTATCTACAACCGGGGACCTGTGGGCGCTGCTGCCCATGAAATCGGCTTTTATCTGTCGGTTGATACCGTTTTTTCGGCGGCCAGTGACGTGTTACTGGGCACCGTGACTAACAGTAGTCTGGGAGGGGTAACTGGTGGGGGAACAGGCGTGGGGAGTATTTTTTCGGCTCCTGTGCTTACTGTGCCACTTACTACCGCCCCCGGTAATTACTATCTGGTGGTCATGATTGACCCTCGGAATATGGTTATTGAGTCGAATGAGAACAACAACTCTCGGGCATTAGCCCTACGCGTTACGGGCAGTGTAACCGCCACTGGTTTGGCCGCTTCCGCAACCGGGATTGAGGTACAGCCGAATCCTGTGGAGAGGGGAGCCCCTATACTGGTGAAACTGAGCAACCCTAGGGCAACCCAACCACTGACCGCCATGCTGACGGACGCGTTGGGAAGGCCGGTAACCGGTACCTCGATAGTGATGGGCGGAACGTGGGCTCGAATTGAAACAACGCAGATGCCGTCCGGACTATACCTGCTGCACGTAGGAGGAGCAGGCCAGCAGATGGTCCGGCGGATAGTAGTGCAGTAA
- a CDS encoding FtsB family cell division protein — protein sequence MEIFERVPRFLRSFYFLAGVAFLVWMFLFDANDFVKQYDMYAKWQELQTDKQYYLREIDKVKSDRAELLSSPELLEKFAREKYIMKRPGEDVFLLVPAEKK from the coding sequence TTGGAAATATTTGAACGGGTTCCGCGCTTTCTGCGCAGCTTCTACTTCCTAGCCGGAGTAGCGTTTCTGGTGTGGATGTTCCTGTTTGATGCCAACGACTTCGTGAAGCAATACGATATGTACGCCAAGTGGCAGGAGCTGCAAACCGATAAGCAGTACTACCTGCGCGAAATTGACAAGGTGAAAAGTGACCGAGCCGAGCTGCTCAGCAGTCCGGAGTTGCTGGAGAAATTTGCCCGCGAGAAATACATTATGAAGCGGCCCGGCGAAGACGTGTTCCTGCTGGTGCCAGCGGAAAAGAAGTAG
- the eno gene encoding phosphopyruvate hydratase has protein sequence MSIITEIHARQIFDSRGNPTIEVDVTTESGTVGRAAVPSGASTGKHEAVELRDDDKAKYMGKGVLKAVENVNTKIAEELVGFSVFEQGLLDKIMLELDGTPNKANLGANAILGASLAIARAAAAEAGMPLYRYVGGVNATTLPVPMMNILNGGSHADNSIDFQEFMIMPVGAPSFSEALRWGTEIFHHLKNVLKKQGFSTNVGDEGGFAPNIKSNEDAIKIVLQAIETAGYKPGDDVMIAMDAAASEFYSDGHYHFKKSTGDKLTSSEMVSYWTDWTKKYPIISIEDGMDEDDWSGWKALTDSIGSTTQLVGDDLFVTNVNRLQRGIDEQIANAILIKVNQIGTLSETIDAINLGRRNGYKSIMSHRSGETEDNTIADLAVALNTGQIKTGSASRSDRMAKYNQLLRIEEELGEVAYFPGRKM, from the coding sequence ATGAGCATTATCACCGAAATTCACGCTCGTCAAATTTTCGATTCGCGCGGTAACCCAACCATTGAGGTGGACGTGACCACCGAGAGCGGCACCGTGGGCCGCGCGGCTGTGCCTTCGGGCGCCAGCACCGGCAAACACGAAGCCGTGGAGCTACGCGACGACGACAAAGCCAAGTACATGGGCAAAGGCGTGCTGAAGGCGGTGGAAAACGTGAACACCAAAATTGCCGAGGAGCTGGTGGGCTTCTCGGTGTTCGAGCAGGGCCTGCTCGATAAGATCATGCTGGAGCTGGACGGTACGCCTAACAAGGCCAACTTGGGTGCCAACGCCATCCTGGGGGCTTCGCTGGCCATTGCCCGCGCCGCTGCTGCCGAGGCCGGCATGCCGTTGTACCGCTACGTGGGCGGCGTAAACGCCACCACGCTGCCCGTGCCCATGATGAACATCCTGAACGGTGGCTCACACGCCGATAACAGTATCGACTTCCAGGAATTCATGATTATGCCAGTGGGCGCTCCTTCGTTCTCGGAGGCGTTGCGCTGGGGTACGGAAATCTTCCACCACCTCAAAAACGTGCTCAAGAAGCAGGGCTTCAGCACGAACGTGGGCGACGAGGGTGGTTTTGCACCCAACATCAAGAGCAACGAAGATGCTATCAAGATTGTACTGCAGGCCATTGAAACGGCTGGCTACAAGCCCGGCGACGACGTAATGATTGCCATGGATGCGGCAGCTTCCGAGTTCTACTCCGATGGTCATTACCACTTCAAGAAGAGCACCGGCGACAAGCTGACCTCGTCGGAAATGGTATCGTACTGGACCGACTGGACCAAGAAATACCCCATCATCAGCATTGAGGATGGTATGGATGAGGACGACTGGAGCGGCTGGAAGGCCCTCACCGACAGCATCGGCTCAACCACCCAGCTGGTGGGTGACGACCTGTTCGTGACCAACGTAAACCGCTTGCAGCGCGGCATTGACGAGCAGATTGCCAACGCCATCCTCATCAAGGTTAACCAGATTGGTACGCTGTCGGAGACGATTGATGCCATCAACTTGGGCCGCCGCAATGGCTACAAGAGCATCATGAGCCACCGCTCGGGCGAGACGGAGGACAACACCATTGCCGACCTGGCCGTGGCCCTGAACACCGGTCAGATCAAAACCGGCTCGGCCTCGCGCTCCGACCGGATGGCCAAGTACAACCAACTGCTCCGCATTGAGGAGGAACTGGGCGAAGTGGCCTACTTCCCCGGCCGCAAAATGTAA
- a CDS encoding LytR/AlgR family response regulator transcription factor: MNILILEDEELAARQTVEFLRQAGGATGAAPPVLRSVEKALAWLQTNSMPDLIFSDIELLDGNVFLLYERFQVTCPIIFTTAYDQFLLPAFRGNGIAYLLKPFTYEQFQEALAKYHGLKTSLGRPVPEPARVLTPDVLRELSQALRQNSQPQYKQRFSVRMRNGLYVLPVEEVAYMQADEGVVFAVDRAGARYPLQGTLTELERQLDPTRFGRLNRSELVNIAFVEKSEAYFNNRLAVTLRGLPGKPLLTSTAQTPEFRRWLEG; the protein is encoded by the coding sequence ATGAATATTCTGATTCTGGAAGACGAGGAACTGGCCGCGCGCCAGACGGTGGAGTTTCTGCGGCAGGCCGGCGGGGCAACCGGGGCTGCCCCGCCCGTGCTGCGGAGCGTGGAAAAAGCCCTGGCGTGGCTGCAAACCAACTCCATGCCGGACCTGATTTTCTCCGATATTGAATTGCTGGATGGCAACGTATTCCTGTTGTACGAGCGGTTTCAAGTAACCTGTCCCATCATCTTCACCACCGCCTACGACCAGTTTTTGCTACCGGCCTTTCGCGGTAACGGCATTGCCTACCTGCTCAAGCCCTTTACCTACGAGCAGTTTCAGGAAGCTTTGGCTAAATACCACGGTCTGAAAACCAGTCTGGGCCGCCCCGTACCAGAACCCGCGCGGGTTTTAACACCGGATGTGTTGCGCGAGCTAAGCCAGGCGCTACGGCAAAACAGTCAGCCCCAGTACAAGCAGCGGTTTTCGGTGCGGATGCGCAACGGCCTGTACGTGCTGCCGGTGGAGGAAGTGGCCTACATGCAGGCCGATGAAGGTGTGGTATTCGCGGTGGACCGCGCCGGGGCGCGCTATCCGTTGCAGGGCACGCTCACGGAGCTGGAGCGGCAGCTCGACCCCACCCGCTTTGGGCGGCTGAACCGCTCGGAGCTGGTAAACATTGCTTTTGTGGAGAAAAGCGAAGCCTACTTCAACAACCGGCTGGCCGTAACGCTGCGCGGGTTGCCTGGCAAGCCGCTGCTGACCAGTACCGCCCAGACCCCGGAATTCCGCCGCTGGCTGGAAGGATAG
- a CDS encoding sensor histidine kinase, whose translation MRLSGVRRWATGSDKKLVGGYWAVVAPVLLLQYVADTGWDWWRVLPVVAVTVLLDTAMVAVLVERFLPLFLSRNWWRGLAQLPVLLLLSGGLYLLLYGSLLGHRIDLSGGRIVLGAVAHAKSYGLLAVLLTGKRYVNLQHTLLRTRQAQTESELRNLKAQLDPHFLFNNLNVLRGLIQHDPAEAHEFLNRFASLYRFLIRYKEEDVVPLSEELQFVQEYIYLLRHRFGAAYDFREEITPTARLRQLLVVPGTLQLLVENAIKHNAGDEENPLVITIAVTAVALTVSHPRRPKLTAVESMGTGLDNLRERYRLLFSCGIEVAQSPVFFAVTVPVVPLGQTGPAV comes from the coding sequence ATGAGACTTTCCGGGGTGCGCCGGTGGGCCACCGGCTCCGATAAGAAGCTGGTAGGCGGCTACTGGGCCGTGGTAGCACCGGTGTTGCTGCTGCAATACGTGGCGGATACGGGCTGGGACTGGTGGCGGGTGCTGCCGGTAGTGGCCGTGACAGTACTGCTGGACACCGCTATGGTGGCCGTGCTGGTGGAGCGGTTTCTGCCGCTGTTTCTGAGCCGCAATTGGTGGCGCGGGCTGGCGCAGCTGCCGGTGCTGTTGCTACTGAGTGGCGGACTGTATCTGTTGTTATACGGGAGTCTGCTGGGGCACCGCATCGACTTGTCGGGTGGGCGCATTGTGTTGGGGGCGGTGGCCCACGCCAAAAGCTACGGTCTATTGGCCGTGCTGCTCACCGGCAAACGGTATGTGAACCTGCAGCATACCTTGCTGCGCACCCGCCAAGCCCAGACGGAAAGTGAGCTGCGTAACCTGAAAGCGCAACTCGACCCGCACTTTTTATTCAATAATCTCAATGTGCTGCGCGGCCTGATTCAGCACGACCCGGCGGAGGCGCATGAGTTTCTGAACCGCTTCGCTTCGCTCTACCGCTTTCTTATCCGCTATAAGGAGGAGGACGTGGTGCCGCTGAGTGAAGAGCTGCAGTTTGTGCAGGAGTACATCTACCTGCTGCGGCACCGCTTTGGGGCAGCGTATGACTTTCGGGAGGAAATAACTCCCACAGCCCGCTTGCGGCAGCTGTTGGTAGTGCCGGGTACGTTGCAGCTACTGGTGGAAAATGCCATCAAGCACAACGCCGGCGACGAGGAAAACCCGCTGGTTATTACCATTGCGGTAACAGCGGTGGCCCTGACGGTTTCGCATCCCCGCCGGCCAAAGCTCACGGCTGTTGAGTCGATGGGGACGGGGCTGGATAACCTGCGGGAGCGGTACCGCCTGCTGTTTAGCTGCGGCATTGAGGTAGCGCAGAGCCCCGTCTTTTTTGCCGTGACGGTTCCGGTCGTGCCGCTGGGGCAGACTGGGCCGGCAGTTTAA
- a CDS encoding erythromycin esterase family protein yields MTPDTAVFAGVPQATVPLGQPMAFPKFEASFYDNQLFLLGEAHGTERPQEIDLALLQHLNQRAGVRTYVGELDCANAYFLNEYLRTGKETTLDLAFRSWQADGSQWANTAMRAKFQKLRSWNQTLPAQRRIKVLGIDQLQDLPLAAEYLRVLTRGLMLPPAVRGQLDSVATWLQRENGEQAAGGATRAMRVLAGSKPDKALFDLTHLLRNVAYDRRNMVVRERNIFANFRELYLGLHLEGEKLYGMWGLAHVLQSPMQSGTTLFAGLVRQSDLPVRDKVVSLLCVFSECQLLMPTSFLPVAWQAPGQRFTPSDKFNHDGPLTRIAGLEELKRRTQPGSTTIFRLNAPTATTNRQPIRVTYAPGIPAGQQIRFRADLPATAYVQYLVLVRNSPALTPLVP; encoded by the coding sequence ATGACGCCAGATACGGCGGTATTCGCGGGCGTCCCGCAGGCCACGGTGCCGCTTGGGCAGCCAATGGCGTTTCCAAAGTTTGAGGCTAGTTTTTATGACAACCAGTTATTCCTGTTGGGAGAAGCACACGGAACGGAGCGGCCCCAGGAAATTGATCTGGCCTTACTGCAGCACTTGAACCAGCGGGCGGGAGTACGCACGTACGTGGGGGAACTGGACTGTGCCAATGCCTATTTTCTGAATGAGTACCTGCGCACTGGCAAAGAGACGACCTTGGACCTGGCATTCCGCAGCTGGCAGGCCGATGGGTCGCAGTGGGCTAATACGGCCATGCGCGCTAAGTTTCAAAAGTTGCGCAGCTGGAATCAGACGTTACCAGCCCAGCGCCGCATCAAGGTGCTGGGCATTGACCAGTTGCAGGATTTGCCGTTGGCAGCCGAGTATCTGCGGGTGCTGACGCGCGGGCTGATGTTGCCGCCGGCAGTGCGGGGGCAACTCGATTCGGTAGCTACCTGGCTGCAACGTGAGAATGGTGAGCAGGCTGCTGGCGGAGCTACGCGGGCTATGCGGGTGCTGGCCGGGAGCAAGCCTGATAAAGCGTTGTTCGACCTGACGCATTTGCTGCGTAACGTGGCCTATGACCGCCGGAACATGGTGGTGCGGGAGCGGAATATCTTCGCCAATTTCCGGGAGCTGTATTTGGGGCTACACCTGGAGGGAGAGAAGCTATATGGTATGTGGGGGCTGGCGCACGTGCTGCAAAGCCCGATGCAAAGCGGAACGACACTGTTTGCCGGTTTGGTACGCCAGAGTGACCTGCCGGTGCGGGATAAGGTGGTTTCGTTGCTGTGCGTATTTTCGGAGTGCCAGCTGCTGATGCCGACCAGCTTTCTGCCCGTTGCCTGGCAGGCTCCCGGCCAGCGGTTTACACCGAGCGACAAATTCAACCATGATGGCCCCTTGACGCGGATTGCGGGCCTGGAAGAGCTGAAACGCCGCACGCAGCCGGGCAGCACCACCATCTTCCGGCTGAACGCGCCAACGGCAACTACCAACCGGCAACCCATACGGGTGACGTACGCGCCGGGCATACCGGCGGGCCAGCAAATCCGGTTCCGGGCCGACTTGCCGGCCACGGCGTACGTGCAGTATCTGGTGCTGGTGCGTAACTCGCCGGCTCTTACGCCGCTGGTACCGTAG
- the rplQ gene encoding 50S ribosomal protein L17, producing the protein MRHGKTINHLGRTASHRNAMLSNMASSLIQHKRITTTVAKAKALRKFVEPLLTKSKSDTTHSRRLVFSVLNNKETLKELFGTVSAKIATRPGGYTRIIKLSATRLGDNAEMCIIELVDFNETLLEANNAAEAKATTRRSRGKKKATAEGESSAEVVAEDKPAKKAKAAATEVSAPEDTATETLKDGETREEKAAE; encoded by the coding sequence ATGCGTCACGGTAAAACCATCAACCACCTCGGCCGGACGGCTTCGCACCGCAATGCCATGCTCTCGAACATGGCTTCGTCGCTGATTCAGCACAAGCGGATCACCACCACGGTAGCGAAAGCCAAAGCCCTGCGTAAATTCGTAGAGCCCCTGCTCACCAAATCTAAGAGCGACACCACGCACTCGCGTCGTCTGGTTTTCTCGGTTCTCAACAACAAGGAGACCCTGAAGGAGCTGTTCGGTACGGTATCGGCTAAAATTGCTACCCGTCCCGGCGGTTACACCCGCATCATTAAGCTGAGCGCTACCCGTCTGGGTGACAACGCTGAGATGTGCATCATCGAGCTGGTTGACTTCAACGAAACCCTGCTGGAGGCCAACAACGCGGCTGAAGCCAAAGCCACTACCCGTCGTTCGCGCGGCAAGAAAAAGGCTACGGCTGAAGGCGAATCGTCGGCTGAAGTAGTAGCTGAAGACAAGCCCGCTAAGAAGGCCAAAGCTGCTGCCACGGAAGTTTCGGCTCCTGAGGACACGGCTACCGAAACGCTGAAAGACGGCGAAACTCGCGAGGAGAAGGCTGCTGAGTAG
- a CDS encoding DNA-directed RNA polymerase subunit alpha, whose protein sequence is MSILAFQMPEKVVMEKSDDFYGTFEFKPLEKGYGVTIGNALRRILLSSLEGYAITSVRTNSVLHEFMTIEGVIEDMSEIILNLKQVRFKKVSDAIEDKITVRVKGQDTFSAGDINKFTNGFQVLNPDLVICNVDPNTELEFEFTIQKGRGYVPAEENKPADQVFGQIAIDAIFTPIKNVKYSIENTRVEQKTDYEKLVIEIHTDGSIHPEDALKGAANILIQHFMLFSDSTMTFETVKAEEEETVDEETLHMRKVLKTPLADMDLSVRAYNCLKAADIKTLGDLVQLDMADMMKFRNFGKKSLTELENLVEEKGLTFGMDLGKYKLDEE, encoded by the coding sequence ATGTCAATCTTAGCTTTTCAAATGCCGGAGAAGGTTGTGATGGAGAAATCCGACGACTTCTACGGAACGTTTGAATTCAAACCGCTGGAGAAAGGCTACGGCGTCACGATCGGCAACGCTCTGCGCCGCATCCTGCTGTCGTCGCTGGAGGGCTATGCCATCACGTCGGTTCGCACCAACAGCGTACTGCACGAGTTCATGACCATTGAAGGGGTGATTGAGGACATGTCCGAAATCATCCTGAACCTGAAACAGGTTCGCTTCAAGAAAGTGAGCGACGCCATCGAGGACAAAATCACGGTGCGCGTAAAAGGTCAGGACACGTTCTCGGCCGGTGACATCAACAAGTTCACCAACGGTTTCCAGGTATTGAACCCGGATCTGGTTATCTGCAACGTTGACCCAAACACCGAGTTGGAGTTTGAGTTCACGATTCAGAAAGGCCGTGGCTACGTTCCCGCTGAGGAAAACAAGCCTGCCGACCAGGTTTTCGGTCAGATTGCCATCGATGCCATCTTCACGCCTATCAAGAACGTGAAGTACAGCATCGAAAACACCCGGGTAGAGCAGAAAACCGACTATGAGAAGCTCGTTATCGAGATTCACACCGACGGTTCGATTCACCCGGAGGACGCGCTGAAAGGTGCGGCCAACATTTTGATCCAACACTTCATGCTGTTCTCCGACAGCACCATGACTTTCGAAACGGTGAAAGCCGAAGAGGAGGAAACGGTGGACGAGGAGACGCTGCACATGCGCAAAGTTCTGAAGACGCCGCTGGCGGATATGGATCTGAGCGTGCGCGCCTACAACTGCCTCAAGGCTGCCGACATCAAAACCCTCGGCGACTTGGTGCAGCTCGACATGGCTGACATGATGAAGTTCCGCAACTTCGGTAAGAAGTCGCTGACTGAGCTGGAGAACCTCGTAGAGGAAAAAGGTCTGACCTTCGGGATGGACCTGGGTAAATACAAGCTCGACGAAGAATAA
- the rpsD gene encoding 30S ribosomal protein S4, whose protein sequence is MARYTGPKTKIARRFNEPIFGPSKALTKKAYPPGQHGRGRRKKQSEYAVQLMEKQKVKYMYGVLEKQFENLFHKAAALPGITGDNLLALLESRLDNTVYRLGIAPTRRAARQLVLHKHITVNGEIVNIASYKLRAGDVVAVREKSKSLEAITTSLSARNARAFSWLEWDGKDMVGKFISAPSRELIPEKITEQLIVELYSK, encoded by the coding sequence ATGGCACGTTATACTGGTCCCAAAACCAAGATTGCCCGTCGCTTCAATGAGCCGATCTTCGGCCCGAGCAAGGCACTCACCAAGAAAGCATACCCCCCCGGCCAGCACGGTCGTGGCCGTCGTAAGAAGCAGAGCGAGTACGCTGTCCAGCTGATGGAAAAGCAGAAAGTGAAGTACATGTACGGCGTACTGGAAAAGCAGTTTGAAAACCTATTCCACAAAGCGGCTGCGTTGCCCGGTATCACCGGTGATAATCTGCTGGCTTTGCTGGAGTCGCGTTTGGACAACACGGTTTACCGTCTGGGCATTGCGCCTACGCGTCGGGCCGCTCGTCAGCTCGTTCTGCACAAGCACATCACCGTGAACGGTGAGATTGTAAACATTGCTTCGTACAAACTCCGCGCCGGTGACGTTGTTGCCGTACGTGAGAAGTCGAAGTCGCTGGAAGCCATCACCACGAGCCTGAGCGCCCGCAACGCGCGTGCTTTCTCGTGGCTGGAGTGGGACGGCAAGGACATGGTGGGCAAGTTCATTAGTGCCCCCTCGCGTGAGTTGATTCCGGAGAAAATCACGGAGCAGCTGATCGTCGAGCTGTACTCGAAGTAA
- the rpsK gene encoding 30S ribosomal protein S11: MAQKRKDKAKKRVVVVEPVGQVHIKASFNNIIISITNNNGQVISWASAGKMGFRGSKKNTPYAAQMAMTDCGKVAHDLGMRKAEVFVKGPGAGRESAIRTLGNVGIEVTTIKDVTPLPHNGCRPPKRRRV, translated from the coding sequence ATGGCACAAAAAAGAAAAGACAAAGCCAAGAAGCGCGTTGTCGTTGTTGAACCAGTAGGTCAGGTACACATCAAAGCCTCCTTCAACAACATCATCATCTCCATCACCAACAACAACGGCCAAGTAATTTCGTGGGCGTCGGCTGGTAAGATGGGATTCCGTGGCTCGAAGAAGAACACGCCCTACGCCGCTCAAATGGCGATGACGGATTGCGGTAAAGTTGCTCATGACCTGGGCATGCGTAAAGCCGAAGTATTCGTGAAGGGTCCGGGCGCTGGCCGTGAGTCGGCCATCCGTACACTGGGTAACGTGGGTATTGAGGTAACGACCATTAAGGACGTGACGCCGCTGCCCCACAATGGCTGCCGTCCTCCCAAACGTCGTCGCGTTTAG
- the rpsM gene encoding 30S ribosomal protein S13 — MARIAGVDIPDNKRGEIALTYIFGIGRASAQQILTKAGVDLNKKVKDWTEAEAGEIRGVIAAEYKTEGVLRSEVQLNIKRLMDIGCYRGLRHRKGLPVRGQRTKNNSRTRKGKRKTVAGKKKATK; from the coding sequence ATGGCTCGTATTGCAGGGGTAGATATCCCAGACAACAAGCGCGGTGAAATCGCGCTGACCTACATTTTCGGCATCGGTCGTGCTTCGGCCCAGCAAATCCTTACTAAAGCAGGCGTTGACCTGAATAAGAAGGTGAAAGACTGGACGGAAGCCGAAGCTGGCGAAATCCGCGGCGTAATTGCTGCCGAATACAAGACCGAAGGTGTTCTGCGCTCGGAAGTGCAGCTGAACATCAAGCGCCTGATGGACATTGGCTGCTACCGTGGCCTGCGTCACCGCAAAGGGCTGCCGGTTCGTGGTCAGCGTACCAAAAACAACTCGCGTACCCGCAAGGGCAAGCGCAAGACCGTTGCTGGCAAGAAAAAGGCTACTAAATAA
- the rpmJ gene encoding 50S ribosomal protein L36 — MKVKTSVKKRSVDCKIIRRKGKLYVINKKNPRYKQRQG; from the coding sequence ATGAAAGTCAAAACCTCCGTAAAGAAGCGTAGCGTTGATTGCAAAATCATCCGCCGCAAGGGCAAGCTCTACGTTATCAACAAAAAGAACCCGCGCTATAAGCAGCGTCAAGGGTAG
- the infA gene encoding translation initiation factor IF-1, translating to MAKQTSIEQDGVILEALSNAMFRVELENGHQLIAHISGKMRMHYIKILPGDKVKLEMSPYDLSKGRIVYRYK from the coding sequence ATGGCCAAACAAACTTCCATTGAGCAGGACGGTGTTATCCTGGAAGCCCTATCCAATGCCATGTTCCGCGTGGAGCTGGAGAATGGTCACCAGCTGATTGCCCACATCTCGGGCAAAATGCGGATGCACTACATCAAGATTCTGCCGGGAGATAAGGTAAAACTCGAAATGTCGCCCTACGATTTGTCGAAGGGACGCATTGTGTACCGTTACAAATAA